In Aliamphritea ceti, a single window of DNA contains:
- the speB gene encoding agmatinase — MSDNAYEKGRLNLPFVGFCTFAKSPTCEDWDNIKGDVAFMGAPFDCGTQWRSGARMGPRSIREASTLFSFGHGGAYSYEEDTMYLEGVSIVDIGDADIVHTDTVKSHANIEYGVRKMLEAGVLPVTVGGDHSVNAPCIKAFEEYANKGPIHIIQIDAHLDFVDERHGVRYGHGNPMRRASEQSYISGMTQLGIRNVSSSNRSDHKLAEDSGSTILSVRDVRRLGLEGVMKLIPKDVNYYITIDIDGFDPSIAPGTGTPSHGGFQYYEVMEVLQQVAQQGDVVGIDLCEVAPDYDHTGTTSILAAQVLLNLLGYVFDARAKRAEQAS; from the coding sequence ATGAGCGATAATGCTTACGAGAAAGGCCGGCTGAATCTGCCGTTTGTAGGTTTCTGTACTTTTGCCAAGAGTCCTACCTGTGAAGATTGGGACAACATTAAGGGTGATGTTGCCTTCATGGGTGCACCATTTGACTGTGGCACCCAGTGGCGCTCCGGTGCGCGTATGGGACCACGTTCAATTCGTGAAGCATCAACGTTGTTCTCTTTCGGACATGGTGGCGCTTATTCCTATGAAGAAGACACTATGTATCTGGAAGGCGTGAGCATCGTTGATATTGGTGATGCTGATATCGTACATACCGATACCGTTAAGAGTCACGCCAATATTGAATACGGCGTACGTAAAATGCTCGAAGCCGGTGTATTACCGGTCACTGTTGGGGGAGACCATTCTGTGAATGCCCCTTGCATTAAAGCATTCGAGGAATATGCCAATAAAGGCCCGATCCATATCATTCAGATAGATGCACACCTGGATTTTGTTGATGAGCGTCATGGTGTTCGTTATGGCCACGGAAACCCGATGCGCCGTGCATCTGAACAGAGTTATATCAGTGGTATGACCCAGCTGGGCATCCGTAATGTGTCTTCTTCGAACCGTTCTGACCATAAACTGGCGGAAGATTCCGGTTCAACCATTCTGTCTGTACGTGACGTACGCCGTTTGGGCTTAGAAGGCGTAATGAAGCTGATTCCTAAAGATGTGAATTACTACATCACAATTGATATCGACGGTTTTGATCCGTCTATTGCTCCGGGCACTGGTACACCTAGCCATGGTGGCTTCCAGTATTACGAAGTAATGGAAGTACTGCAGCAGGTTGCTCAGCAGGGTGATGTGGTCGGTATCGACCTCTGCGAAGTGGCTCCGGATTATGATCACACCGGTACGACCAGTATTCTGGCCGCTCAGGTACTGCTTAACTTGCTGGGATATGTATTTGATGCCCGTGCCAAGCGTGCTGAACAAGCTAGCTGA
- a CDS encoding Bor family protein has product MKKTLLALTATAFISGCSTQTFNINGTTNSQPASEESQTFFINGIGQEKQTNAAELCGGADKVAKVETQETFVNGFLGFITLGIYTPRDARVYCR; this is encoded by the coding sequence ACCGCATTCATCAGCGGCTGCTCAACCCAGACTTTTAACATTAACGGTACAACTAACAGCCAGCCTGCCAGTGAAGAATCTCAGACATTCTTTATTAACGGTATAGGTCAGGAAAAACAGACTAACGCTGCTGAGTTATGTGGCGGTGCTGATAAGGTGGCAAAAGTTGAGACTCAGGAAACATTTGTGAATGGTTTCCTTGGTTTCATCACACTGGGAATTTACACACCACGGGATGCGCGGGTGTATTGCAGATAA
- a CDS encoding LysR family transcriptional regulator, which yields MAQYSMKHMQTFCSVVECGGFVSAQAALGMSQPAISTHIRDFEIRLGFQLCHRGRSGFNLTEKGELVYAKCRSMLNNVSDFEADLGELRNKLTGTLRIGLIDTTISNQEFPINAALQRFFSRDNDVSIKLEVLPPEDLERDLLNGHIHVAIGPFQRRDNTLTYRLLHKEAHGFYCGQHHPLFAAPAAEISWETLQQFPVSTRAYLQQTDLPGIQNTAFVTNMEAQAMLITSGHFMGYLPEHYAQAWVDSGEMRAIDHLNLEHHSAFYLAMRASPAVRNIVRVFVKDIEDVLGLDPE from the coding sequence ATGGCGCAGTACTCAATGAAACACATGCAGACATTCTGCTCAGTGGTGGAATGTGGCGGTTTTGTCAGTGCGCAGGCCGCTTTAGGGATGAGCCAGCCCGCAATCAGTACGCATATACGGGATTTTGAAATCCGCCTTGGCTTTCAGTTATGTCACCGTGGGCGCAGTGGTTTTAACCTGACAGAGAAAGGGGAGCTGGTGTACGCAAAGTGCCGCAGTATGCTGAATAATGTCTCTGACTTTGAGGCAGATTTAGGCGAATTGCGTAACAAGCTGACAGGTACGTTGCGAATCGGTTTGATTGATACCACGATCAGTAATCAGGAATTTCCTATTAACGCTGCGCTACAGCGTTTCTTCAGCCGTGATAACGATGTATCAATCAAGCTTGAGGTATTACCCCCCGAGGATCTTGAGCGTGACCTGCTTAATGGTCATATTCATGTTGCCATTGGACCGTTTCAACGCCGGGATAATACGCTGACATATCGCTTATTACATAAGGAAGCGCATGGTTTTTACTGTGGCCAGCACCATCCATTGTTTGCTGCACCTGCTGCTGAGATCAGTTGGGAAACACTGCAGCAGTTTCCGGTATCGACCCGGGCATATTTACAGCAAACTGACTTACCAGGTATTCAGAACACTGCATTCGTTACTAATATGGAAGCCCAGGCTATGTTGATTACCAGTGGTCATTTTATGGGATATTTGCCTGAGCATTATGCGCAGGCATGGGTTGATAGCGGTGAGATGCGGGCCATAGATCACCTGAATCTGGAGCATCATTCAGCGTTTTATCTGGCAATGCGAGCATCACCTGCGGTACGTAATATTGTCAGGGTCTTTGTTAAGGACATAGAAGATGTTCTGGGATTAGATCCGGAATAG